The following are encoded together in the Argopecten irradians isolate NY chromosome 5, Ai_NY, whole genome shotgun sequence genome:
- the LOC138324047 gene encoding probable G-protein coupled receptor B0563.6, which yields MNQTVDPDVKDMLEGICYNYIGPVLCVFGVLGNIINLVVLTRQQLVESPYIYLKALAVTDMSALLFSFPFLVVSRTATTFPLKWYNAYIFLPVVNFFTASSIWITVVMTIDRFIFVKFPIWARWRCSRFSAQVRVWIILVATVMISVPRLFCYNIVPISVENGNVTVTDLHGYRLKPTGFRMSDYYQAMNIALIILIHFLPLIILCVININLIIAVQQARIAREELNLRNNMETEWQKDQRRFTITLISIVLLAIVSIFPAAICDLMVEMKFGLRYSKLMQIISNLLMWLNLSMNFIMYCAFNKKFVRVLKDVMGKSIYRFRYSLKSVRGDQSEMTTI from the coding sequence ATGAACCAGACGGTGGATCCGGACGTCAAGGATATGCTGGAGGGCATTTGTTATAACTACATTGGCCCGGTGCTTTGTGTATTCGGAGTGCTGGGAAACATTATCAACTTGGTTGTTTTGACGAGACAACAACTGGTTGAGTCACCTTACATCTACCTAAAGGCACTTGCAGTGACCGATATGTCGGCCCTTCTATTCTCATTTCCCTTTTTGGTGGTGTCGCGAACAGCTACAACCTTTCCTCTTAAATGGTATAATGCCTATATTTTCTTGCCAGTCGTCAACTTCTTTACCGCCTCCAGTATTTGGATCACAGTCGTCATGACAATCGACCgattcatttttgtgaaatttcCGATCTGGGCAAGATGGCGGTGTAGTCGTTTCAGTGCGCAAGTGAGAGTTTGGATAATTCTTGTGGCGACTGTTATGATTAGCGTCCCAAGGCTATTTTGCTATAATATAGTGCCTATCAGTGTTGAAAACGGTAATGTTACAGTGACAGATTTACATGGTTACAGACTGAAACCCACAGGTTTCCGGATGAGTGATTATTACCAGGCGATGAACATCGCTCTCATCATCCTCATCCACTTCTTGCCGCTCATTATTCTGTGTGTGATCAATATCAACCTGATCATCGCCGTACAGCAAGCACGCATCGCGCGCGAGGAGTTAAATCTACGAAACAACATGGAGACGGAATGGCAGAAGGACCAGCGCCGATTCACTATAACTCTCATCAGCATTGTTCTTTTAGCAATTGTCTCCATCTTTCCTGCCGCCATTTGTGATCTCATGGTCGAGATGAAATTTGGACTCAGATATTCGAAACTTATGCAGATTATATCAAATCTGCTAATGTGGCTCAATTTATCCATGAACTTTATCATGTATTGTGCATTCAATAAAAAGTTTGTGCGTGTGCTGAAGGACGTGATGGGGAAAAGCATTTACCGTTTTAGGTATTCACTGAAGAGTGTTCGGGGAGATCAAAGTGAAATGACGACAATATGA